The Anastrepha ludens isolate Willacy chromosome 2, idAnaLude1.1, whole genome shotgun sequence genome contains a region encoding:
- the LOC128859765 gene encoding chymotrypsin-2-like has translation MWSSTTVNTFFALLAIISLTLGSALRMYGEPYEGLRHRNTQPDAGDTAINNRVSGASSRIVGGEEAAQAAAPWQVSLQNIYGSHFCGGAIIHDQFVLTAASCVSGLHKNLVKVITSTNDWMGLAYMYDVEEIIVHCNFDKPLYHNDIALLKLATLIAYDDETKNITIAYEDELEEGDTLTMYGWGKTVEGATNLPRNLMQLEVKYMPYEKCRTAYGGSDDVDMGHLCTSSPVGEGACHGDTGGPLVDGNGTLVGVGNWGIPCGRGFPDVFAKIQYHADWIRTTINGCNPT, from the coding sequence ATGTGGTCTTCTACCACAGTGAATACGTTCTTCGCCCTTTTGGCGATAATCTCCTTGACACTCGGCTCGGCGCTTCGCATGTACGGTGAACCCTATGAAGGATTGCGCCATCGTAATACCCAGCCTGACGCTGGGGATACAGCGATTAATAACCGAGTCTCAGGCGCATCATCGCGCATTGTTGGCGGCGAGGAAGCTGCGCAAGCCGCTGCACCCTGGCAAGTTTCTTTACAGAACATCTATGGCAGTCACTTTTGCGGTGGTGCGATCATTCATGATCAATTTGTGTTGACAGCGGCAAGTTGTGTAAGTGGACTGCATAAGAATTTAGTAAAAGTGATCACCAGCACCAATGATTGGATGGGTTTGGCATATATGTACGATGTGGAAGAGATCATTGTGCATTGCAATTTTGACAAACCTTTATATCACAACGACATCGCTCTACTCAAGTTGGCCACATTAATCGCTTACGATGATGAGACAAAGAACATCACAATAGCCTATGAGGATGAACTGGAGGAAGGTGATACTCTAACGATGTATGGTTGGGGTAAAACAGTGGAGGGCGCAACAAATCTTCCAAGGAATCTGATGCAGCTCGAAGTGAAGTATATGCCTTATGAGAAGTGTCGCACTGCGTACGGTGGTTCGGACGATGTGGATATGGGGCACCTGTGCACCAGCTCGCCTGTGGGTGAGGGTGCTTGTCATGGCGACACTGGCGGTCCGCTGGTCGATGGCAATGGCACACTTGTTGGTGTGGGTAATTGGGGTATACCATGTGGGCGTGGTTTTCCAGATGTATTTGCTAAGATCCAGTATCACGCGGATTGGATACGTACAACTATAAATGGTTGTAACCCAACTTAG
- the LOC128859772 gene encoding chymotrypsin-2-like: MPKFATILLFTFALWTNCEARVVTSNNNAIEGRIIGGNEVSKGDLPYQVSIQNTFGEHVCGGSIVAPQWILTAGHCMDWPKKYLKIVTGTVEWQNPGAVYLVDDIKVHCLYNNPTYHNDIALIRLAKPIVYDNYTSAITLATNNTLKAGDELVLSGWGSKKAWGKAVDNLNKVSLEYMDYSTCTKSVRNAKFVGVGHICTSTAVGKGACSYDSGGPLVDANQQQVGIVNGGEPCALGYPDTFASVAYFHDWIIDTIEGKDAC; the protein is encoded by the coding sequence ATGCCTAAATTCGCAACTATTCTACTATTCACCTTCGCGCTATGGACAAATTGTGAGGCGCGTGTGGTGACATCGAACAATAATGCCATTGAAGGTCGCATTATCGGCGGAAACGAAGTGTCAAAGGGTGACCTACCCTATCAGGTCTCCATACAGAATACCTTCGGTGAACATGTGTGTGGTGGCTCCATTGTCGCGCCCCAATGGATCTTAACGGCCGGCCATTGCATGGATTGGCccaagaaatatttgaaaatcgtCACCGGTACAGTGGAGTGGCAAAATCCTGGCGCCGTTTATCTTGTAGATGACATCAAAGTGCATTGCCTATACAACAACCCTACGTATCACAATGACATCGCACTCATACGTCTTGCGAAACCAATTGTCTACGATAATTACACCTCGGCGATAACATTGGCTACCAACAATACATTGAAAGCGGGCGACGAGTTAGTGCTCAGCGGTTGGGGTAGCAAAAAGGCGTGGGGCAAGGCTGTTGACAATCTGAATAAAGTTAGTTTGGAATATATGGATTATAGCACATGCACAAAGTCGGTACGCAATGCCAAATTCGTTGGCGTTGGACATATTTGCACATCGACCGCAGTTGGGAAAGGAGCCTGCAGCTATGACTCTGGCGGTCCATTGGTCGATGCCAATCAGCAGCAAGTAGGTATTGTCAATGGTGGCGAGCCTTGCGCACTGGGTTACCCCGATACTTTCGCAAGTGTCGCCTACTTCCATGACTGGATAATCGATACCATTGAGGGTAAAGACGCATGCTGA